The genomic region TATATAAAAATATTGGCGGCCACACCTACGAGGCTACCTATTCTGGTCCCATCGGCTCGGTAATTACGCCCCACCTGAGTGGCCTAGCCGAGAACAAGCACCTGAGCTATGCGTCGTCGTTGTGCGGGGCCTGCACGTCGGTGTGCCCGGTGAAAATCAACATCCACAATCTGCTGCTCAAAAACCGCCAGCAAAGCGTGCAGCAGGGTCTGGCCGACTCGGAAGAACAGCGCGCCATTTACTTCTGGAAGCTGACGATGCTCAACCGTCGCCTGCTCAATTTGCTACCTGCCCGCGCCAAGAACTGGGCCCTGTTCCGGATGCTGACACTAGTAGGCTGGAATAAGCGCCGCGAGGCGCTGGAAGTAGCGCCCAAGTCCTTCAATAAGCTCTGGAAGGAGCGGCGGTAGTATTTCGCTACTTCAAACGGGTGGTAACTATCGTCGACAGCCCCTTTTGATCCGCAATTAAGTGGCGGATCAGAGGGGCCTGTTGCTTTTATATAAAAGCATTTCAGCATCTGGGTGCAGTCTAATTATCTAGCACCTCGGATAAAAAAATGGGTGAGTGTCGGCGCGACAATAACCCAAATTGATATGCTAAGCTCGAATCTGCTCTGTCATAGCTGGAGAATTAAAAGATTATACTATTCCCTTTTTATATAATAAAATTTATAATATAATACTAATTATTATTTTAATATTTATATTTATGCTGTACATTTCCTACAGCTTATAAAAGGCATATAGCATATGGATAATCATACGTTTTTGTCCGAGCACAACAACGACCGCATTCCTTCGCATCCCCCCCGCATAGCACCCGTAAGCAGTGAGGTGAAGCGTTTCCAATGGTCGGTTATGATTCCTGTGTACAATTGTATCGACTACTTACCTCATACAATTAACAGCGTGCTTGCCCAGGACATGGGACAAGATGCTATGCAAATCGAGGTAATTGACGATTGTAGCAGTGATGGGAACGTAGAGGAGTTGGTATATCAATTATCGAAAGGCAGAATTAAGTACTATCGACATAGTAAAAACGTTGGAAGCTTACGAAACTTCGAAACGTGTATTACTAGAGCGCAAGGTAATTGGGTACATATTTTACACGGGGATGATGTAATTAAGCCCAATTTCTATCAGGAAATACATTCTTTGTTTACTCTTTTTCCCGAAGCAGGTGCAGCCTTTACCAATAGCCACTTTATAGATGAGAAAGGAGAGGTATTGTGTGATAAAGTTCCTCTGTCTAAAGAGCCACGCATTTTAACCGATTTTCTATTTGACAATGCTAAATATCAACATCTCGATCCTCCTTGCATTGTAGTAAAGAGGAAAGTATATGAGCAGATAGGAAGCTTCTACGCCGTACAATATGGTGAAGATTGGGAAATGTGGACGAGAATTGCCGCAAACTTTCCAGTAGCGTATTCGCCAAAATGCTTGGCCGCCTACCGTGCGTTACAAAACGAGAACATCACATCAAAAGCATTTGCGTCTTGTAGAAATATTACAGACACAATTAAAGTAATTGATATTATACAATCTTATTTGCCTGATGACAAGAAGCATGAGTGCAAGCAAGTAGCGCTGGATCGAGCTTCAATTTATATCGCCCATATGGCTAATAGTATATATTTAAATGATAAGCATACTGCTTTTCTCCAATTAAAAGGCGCATTAGGAATAAGCAGAAACTCAAAAACTATATATTTGGCAGCTAAATTATATTTTAAACATATTATTAATTATAGATTCATAAATAAACATATAATTAACAAGAAGAAAGTAGCGCACAAGCTTAGAATATTAAAACATACCTTCTTCAATAAAGCTACATCACTTTAGCAGGAAACAGTACACTATCATCACGTAATATGGTGGTTTAGATCAAGGTGATATCAAACCTAACTCTATTTGAAAAGGCATCTTTTCAATAGTAAAATGAGGTGCTTTCACTTTGAGTAAGAAGACACTATCACTTCGCTTTGAACCACCAATTTATACCATAACTCGTCATGCTATATGTAGCTAGGCCGGTCAACTCATGCAGCGCTTGGGACTGCTGCATGAGTTGACCGATCCTAGTATGCATCAAATAATGATGACCACTACCTCCCCCACCAAACCGCCCAAGTAGTAGGTAGTTGCGCCTGAGGCACCTACCACCTATCTTGTTTTAGTAGCCACCCACGGCCATAGCTAACGAGGCTTTCGCTCAACGAAAGCGCAGTCAATGGCCCTACTGCTCTTTTTAGTTGTAAAGCTGGTGTTGTTCTCGCAGCGTAGCAAGCCCATGTTTATACGTTTGATTGGCTACTGGTAGTAGTTTTTGAGCCTATCCTGTGCTCCTACGTGCTCGGTATTTAGCACGAAATCCACCATTCATTAGCTTTCATCGTGCCTTGTAGTTGCGTCGTCTTAGATGCAGGCTCATCCTTAGCACTCCAAGCAAACACCGGTGGAGCGTAAAAAGAAGTTTACGCAGATCAAAAGCTAGTGAGCCAGCAGCGGTTTAGAATATAATAATAGACATAGCACTTGCCGATTTATTGGAGGTTTGACACTTTTAGTGGTAATTACCCAGTTGCTTTGCAAGCGGTTATCAGCAAACCTGAGTTCTTTTACTTTACCCGGCCCTAGCTATATAATAACGCCAGTACGATTATCAAAAACAAATATGTCCACAAAAACCAATACTAAGTGGGATTGGGAAATCAGCGGTAAGAGTAGCTGGTGGGGAAACAGTTTCAAGGAGTTGTGGCTGTATCGGCACTTGGCCATAGGATTTGTACGCCGGGATTTCTTGCTGATTTATCAGCAAACCGTGTTGGGGCCACTGTGGGTACTGCTGCAGCCTATTCTTACCCTGTTCACGTATGTGCTGGTTTTTGGTAAGGTAGTCGGTATTTCTACGGGCGGGCTGCCACCAGTGCTCTTCTACTTAGCAGGTATTGTGCTCTGGAATTTATTTAATGACACCTTTTTGGGAATCGCCTCCACATTCCGGGAGAATGCCCAATTGTTCAGCAAAGTGTATTTTCCGCGGCTGATTGTACCCTTTGCACGTCTGAGTGGGTACCTATTGCATTTTAGTATTCAGTTTGGGCTACTTCTATTGGTATTGCTTTATTATTTAATTTTTCAATCTATTACCCTACCCCCTGTAAGCGACTTAGTACTGGTACCGGTTTGCATTGTCCTGACCGGGCTCTTAAGTCTTGGACTTGGCCTGCTGTTTTCTATCATAACTGCCAAGTATCGGGACATCAGCTATATCATTAGCATGGTTATTCGTTTATTCATGTTCCTGACTCCTGTTATTTATCCAGTAAGTTACGTCTCCGAAAAATGGCGCTGGTTGGTCGAATTAAATCCATTGACTCCCCTTTTTGAGTTATTTCGTTTGGCTTTACTCGGAGAGGGATTGATTACAATTACACAGTTTGTGTACAGCAGCATTTTTACGCTTGCAGTGCTTTTTATTTCTCTACTTATTTTCAATAAACAAAGCGATAAGCTTATCGACATTATTTAAGAGGCATGACTGAAACTGTTATACAGGTTGAGAATTTATCGAAATTGTACCGACTTGGCGCAATCGGTACAGGCTATTTTCTACAGGACATCCAGCGCTGGTGGACGACTAACATACGCAAGAAGCACGACCCGTTTTTTGGTATCGATGCCAACAACCCTACTTCCAGCCGCAATGGTCTATGGGCGCTGCACGATGTTTCGTTTGAGGTGAAGCGAGGCGAAGTGCTCGGTATAGTGGGGCGCAACGGGGCCGGCAAATCCACGCTGCTCAAGATTATTTCGCGCATCATTCGACCCACGCAGGGTGTTATTCGGGGTAAGGGGAGGGTGAGCAGCCTGCTGGAGGTAGGCACGGGCTTCAACCTGGAGCTGACGGGGCGGGAGAATATTTTCCTCAGTGGCTACATACTGGGCATGACGAAGGCAGAAATCCGCTCTAAGTTTGATGAGATAGTGGCCTTTGCTAACCTGGAACAGTTTCTGGATACACCCGTAAAACGCTATTCTTCAGGTATGTATGTGCGTCTGGCGTTTGCCGTGGCTGCCCACCTCGAACCCGATATTCTGATTCTGGATGAGGTGCTGGCCGTAGGCGACGCTGAGTTTCAGAAGAAGTGCCTGGGAAAAATGAATGAGGTGTCCCGCAACGAAGGCCGCACGATTCTCTTTGTGAGCCACAATCTGCAAGCCATTCTCAACATCTGCGACACGGGGCTGTGGTTGGAGAAAGGCAAAGTGAAGCAACTGGGGGCCATTTCCCAGGTAGCCAATAGCTACCTGACCGATGCCCAGCAGTTTAAATTCAGCCAGCAGTGGCAAACACCCAACGAGGGCCCTGGCAATGAGCTCATCCGCTTCAAGAAGGTAGAGCTGGTGCCCCAACTGCCACACCCGGATGCCCCGCTGGATATCCGCACTCCTCTTACCGTGAAGTTTCAGTTTTGGAACCTCAGCGGTGAGGCGCACCTCAGCACCAATCTGGTGCTGTTCTCCTACGGGGGCGAATGCATTTTCGACCTGGCCTCGCCCAATGTTCTGTGTCAGGAGGGCGTGGTGGAGGGCGAATGCACCATTCCTGGCAACTTCCTGAACGACGGCTCCTACTTCATCTCGCTCTACGTGGTGAAAGACACGGCTACCCCGCTCTACACCTATGAGGAGTGCTTGTCGTTCGATCTGGAAGACTACCGGGGCGATATTCGCTGGTATGGCAAGTGGTGGGGAGCCGTGCGGCCCATTTTCCCGTTCCGTCTGGCGCAGGCTGAACCTGTGCTCTATTAGGCTTACCCCTCTCTACCTACCGAAGCCATTCGCTATTGTATTATCCCTACCCTACCTGCTTGGTGAATGAGTTCCTACCTTCCGCCGTGTTGCCTGTGGTTTCGGTGATAATCCCGTGCTACAACCAGGCGCACTTTCTGGGCAAAGCCCTGGCCAGCGTGCAGCAGCAAAGCTACCCCGCCGTCGAGATTGTGCTCGTCGACGACGGCTCCACCGACGCCACCCGCGCCGTGGCCCTGGCCCACGCGCCGGCCCTGCGCTACGTCTACCAAGACAACCAGGGCCTGTCGGCGGCACGCAACACGGGCATACGCCACAGCACGGGCACGTACCTGGTCTTTCTCGATGCCGACGACTGGCTCTACCCCCAGGCCCTGGCCCTGAACGTGGCCTACCTGCAACAAAATCCCCACGCTGCCTTCGTCTCCGGTGCATTTATGTGCGTGTTCACAGGCGAAAACATCATCAGTTTAGTGAAGCGCACCATCGACGCCGACCACTACCTACATCTGCTGCGCGGCAACTACCTGGGTATGCCCGCCGTGGCGCTTTACCAACGATGGGTGTTCGATGATTTTCTGTACGACACGGAGCTGAATATTTGCAGCGACTACGATTTATGCTTGCGCGTGGCGCGGCATCATCCTGTATTGCACCACACACAGCCCGTAGCCGCGTATCGCCAGCACACCACCAATATGTCGGGCAATGTTGTTCCGATGCTGAACGCCGTGCTGCAAACGCTATATCAGCATAAATCCCAGCTACGCACGCCGGCAGAGAAGCGCGCTTATCGAGACGGCATTCGACAGTGGAAAAAATACTATGCTACTAATGTATATAACCGGTTGCGCGCCCGGCAACTGGCTCTATCGGTTCCTGTAGTGCAAACTTTGCTAAAGCATCATCCTGCCTCCCTATTAAAGTTTTTTATTGCTACCATCTACCGGCCCACGCTAGCACCCAGTCCACACAGCTAGTTTACCCGCTTTTTTCGCATACTTCGTCACTTTCCTGCCCTGCCTCTATGTATGCTGCCCCGGCCACCTTCGCCGCGTTGCCTGTGGTTTCGGTGATAATTCCGTGCTACAACCAGGCGCACTTTCTGGGCAAGGCCCTGGCCAGCGTGCAGCAGCAGAGCTACCCCGCCGTCGAGATTGTGCTCGTCGACGACGGCTCCACCGACGCCACCCGCGCCGTGGCCCTGGCCCACGCGCCGGCCCTGCGCTACGTCTACCAAGACAACCAGGGCCTGTCGGCGGCACGCAACACGGGCATACGCCACAGCACGGGCACGTACCTGGTCTTTCTCGATGCCGACGACTGGCTCTACCCCCAGGCCCTGGCCCTGAACGTGGCCTACCTGCAGCAGCATCCCCACGCTGCCTTCGTCTCCGGCGCGTTCACGCGCGTATTTGTCGACGAAAGCCGCCTGCAATACGAGGCCAAGCCCATTGAGGCCGACCACTACCTGCACCTGCTGCGCGGCAATTACATTGGCATGATTGCCTCGGTGTTGTACCAACGCTGGGTGTTTGAGGAAGTCCTGTATGACCCTACCCTCCGGAATTGTGAGGACTACGATATCTATCTGCGCGTGGCCCGCCGCCATCCTGTGCTGCACCATACGGCATTTATTGCGGCCTACCGCTTGCATACCACCAACATGTCGGGCAACATACCAGCCATGCTGGAAGGTATCTTGAAGGTGCGCACTGCGCAACAACCCCTACTTACCTCTGCCCAGGAAAAGGCCGCTTATGCCTATGGCAACAAGTTTCTTCGGAATTTTTATTGTCTGGAACTACTCATCAAGGCCAACATCAAGAAGCAACCTCTCGGCGCGGCAGAAATAACCATGCTTCGCCGGGGCAACAAACTATTCTACCTACGCTA from Hymenobacter aerilatus harbors:
- a CDS encoding glycosyltransferase family 2 protein — encoded protein: MDNHTFLSEHNNDRIPSHPPRIAPVSSEVKRFQWSVMIPVYNCIDYLPHTINSVLAQDMGQDAMQIEVIDDCSSDGNVEELVYQLSKGRIKYYRHSKNVGSLRNFETCITRAQGNWVHILHGDDVIKPNFYQEIHSLFTLFPEAGAAFTNSHFIDEKGEVLCDKVPLSKEPRILTDFLFDNAKYQHLDPPCIVVKRKVYEQIGSFYAVQYGEDWEMWTRIAANFPVAYSPKCLAAYRALQNENITSKAFASCRNITDTIKVIDIIQSYLPDDKKHECKQVALDRASIYIAHMANSIYLNDKHTAFLQLKGALGISRNSKTIYLAAKLYFKHIINYRFINKHIINKKKVAHKLRILKHTFFNKATSL
- a CDS encoding ABC transporter permease, producing MSTKTNTKWDWEISGKSSWWGNSFKELWLYRHLAIGFVRRDFLLIYQQTVLGPLWVLLQPILTLFTYVLVFGKVVGISTGGLPPVLFYLAGIVLWNLFNDTFLGIASTFRENAQLFSKVYFPRLIVPFARLSGYLLHFSIQFGLLLLVLLYYLIFQSITLPPVSDLVLVPVCIVLTGLLSLGLGLLFSIITAKYRDISYIISMVIRLFMFLTPVIYPVSYVSEKWRWLVELNPLTPLFELFRLALLGEGLITITQFVYSSIFTLAVLFISLLIFNKQSDKLIDII
- a CDS encoding ABC transporter ATP-binding protein, which gives rise to MYRLGAIGTGYFLQDIQRWWTTNIRKKHDPFFGIDANNPTSSRNGLWALHDVSFEVKRGEVLGIVGRNGAGKSTLLKIISRIIRPTQGVIRGKGRVSSLLEVGTGFNLELTGRENIFLSGYILGMTKAEIRSKFDEIVAFANLEQFLDTPVKRYSSGMYVRLAFAVAAHLEPDILILDEVLAVGDAEFQKKCLGKMNEVSRNEGRTILFVSHNLQAILNICDTGLWLEKGKVKQLGAISQVANSYLTDAQQFKFSQQWQTPNEGPGNELIRFKKVELVPQLPHPDAPLDIRTPLTVKFQFWNLSGEAHLSTNLVLFSYGGECIFDLASPNVLCQEGVVEGECTIPGNFLNDGSYFISLYVVKDTATPLYTYEECLSFDLEDYRGDIRWYGKWWGAVRPIFPFRLAQAEPVLY
- a CDS encoding glycosyltransferase family 2 protein is translated as MYYPYPTCLVNEFLPSAVLPVVSVIIPCYNQAHFLGKALASVQQQSYPAVEIVLVDDGSTDATRAVALAHAPALRYVYQDNQGLSAARNTGIRHSTGTYLVFLDADDWLYPQALALNVAYLQQNPHAAFVSGAFMCVFTGENIISLVKRTIDADHYLHLLRGNYLGMPAVALYQRWVFDDFLYDTELNICSDYDLCLRVARHHPVLHHTQPVAAYRQHTTNMSGNVVPMLNAVLQTLYQHKSQLRTPAEKRAYRDGIRQWKKYYATNVYNRLRARQLALSVPVVQTLLKHHPASLLKFFIATIYRPTLAPSPHS
- a CDS encoding glycosyltransferase; the encoded protein is MYAAPATFAALPVVSVIIPCYNQAHFLGKALASVQQQSYPAVEIVLVDDGSTDATRAVALAHAPALRYVYQDNQGLSAARNTGIRHSTGTYLVFLDADDWLYPQALALNVAYLQQHPHAAFVSGAFTRVFVDESRLQYEAKPIEADHYLHLLRGNYIGMIASVLYQRWVFEEVLYDPTLRNCEDYDIYLRVARRHPVLHHTAFIAAYRLHTTNMSGNIPAMLEGILKVRTAQQPLLTSAQEKAAYAYGNKFLRNFYCLELLIKANIKKQPLGAAEITMLRRGNKLFYLRYLKHRMKSTLRQKASKFKNKLLGRKITPAIGDIQFGDFDTLTPFSNSFAYDRGGPVDRYYIENFLQKEATHITGRVLEIGDNEYTMRFGKGQVTQSDILHVDASNPLATFVGDLCDAPQLPDAAFDCIILTQTLQLIYDCRAALATCERILKPNGVLLLTVPGITPLADITWNEFWYWSFTNKAVRQLLQDTFPTAEKEVTSFGNVMSAGAFLYGVGLPELPKDKLDYHDPSYQLITAARVVKQ